Sequence from the Acidobacteriota bacterium genome:
ACGGGCCGCCGACTACACCAATCTTCCGGCGGGGCACTACCGCTTCATCGTCGCGGCGACACTCGGAACCGACCAGGCGGAACCTGCCAGCATCGTGGTCGTCCAGCGCGCCCCGTGGTATGCCGCCGCATGGTTCCCCGTCGTGGCCGTCGGCGGGCTCATCGCGGCCGGCGGGCTCGTCTACGTCGGACGACTACGGCGGCTGCGGCAACGTTTCGATGTCATTCTCTCGGAGCGCGGCCGCATCTCGAGAGAACTGCACGACACCCTGGCCCAGGGCCTTGTAGGCATCTCGACGCAGCTCAGTGGCGTTGCAACGGTGCTTCGTGAATCGCCGGACGTGGCCGAGCGGCGCCTGCGTCTCGCGCGGCGGATGGTGCAGCACAGCCTCACGGAAGCGCGGCGCTCCATCATGGACCTCCGCGATCCCGTGCTCGACAGACTGTCACTGCGAGCCGCGATGGCGCGCATGGCGGCGCAGTTGACGGCCGGGTCGCCGGTGCGCGTGTCGATCGAAGGCGACGACGAGCCGGCGGATCTCACGGCCTCGGGCCGTGAACACCTGCTGCGCATCGCCCAGGAAGCCGTCCACAACGCGATGAAGCACGGCGATCCGCGTACGTTGACGATCGTGCTCCAGGCGTCGGAGCCTGTGCTGCGCGTGGAAGACGATGGCCGCGGGCTGGATCCGGTGCTGACAGACCAGGCGGCGGAAGACGGTCATTTCGGCCTGCTCGGCATGCGGGAGCGGGCGCGTCTGATCGGCCGGCACCTGCGCATCCGCAGCGCGCCAGGTGAGGGGACGACCATTGTCGTGGAGCGTGGCGATGACTGACAGGCACATCCGCATCCTGATCGTCGAGGACCACCTGATCGCCCGCGTCGGCTTACGGACGATCGTCGAAACGGAGCGTGACATGACCGTCGTCGGCGTCGCCGCCGACGGTGCGGAGGCCGTGGCCCAACACGATCGCCATCGTCCCGACGTGACGGTGATCGACATGCGCCTGCCCGTGATGAGCGGACCGGACGCCATCCGCGCGATCCGCGGATCGTCGCCGAGGGCGCGCTTCGTGGCGCTCAGCACGTACTCCGGGGACGAAGACGTGCGTCGGGCCCTCGATGCCGGTGCGCAGGCGTACGTGACCAAAGACGTGCTGGATGCCGAGTTGATCGACGTCATCCGGCGCGTACACGCGGGCCACGCCTACCTGTCCAGCACCGTCGCGTCCACGCTCGCCGCGAGCATGCCGCGGCCAGACCTCACACCGCGGGAACGCGAGATCCTGGCGCTCATCGTCGA
This genomic interval carries:
- a CDS encoding response regulator transcription factor; amino-acid sequence: MTDRHIRILIVEDHLIARVGLRTIVETERDMTVVGVAADGAEAVAQHDRHRPDVTVIDMRLPVMSGPDAIRAIRGSSPRARFVALSTYSGDEDVRRALDAGAQAYVTKDVLDAELIDVIRRVHAGHAYLSSTVASTLAASMPRPDLTPREREILALIVDGLANKQIADRLSIAEHTVKNHVKSVLAKLDVGDRTEAAMAAIRRGFVE